A stretch of DNA from Leptotrichia sp. oral taxon 215 str. W9775:
ATGTTTATGTTCAAGAAAAATGAAAAATAATTAAAATATGGTATTATAAAAAGACTATCTCAAAATGATAAAATATAAATATAATAAAAACTATATTTCTCTTCATTTGTTAAAATTTTACTCATATAAAACAGTCATTCATAAAGGAAAAGTCAAAAACTCGCCTAAAGGCTTGGACAGATGACTTTTCCTAAATTCATTTACTGTTTTACATTTTAAAATTTTAAATAATTCGAAAAAATATAGTTTTTTACATTTATTTTTAAGTTTTCTTCTTGAGACAGTCTTTTTTATTATTTTTTAGAGATAGTCTCTACGTTTATTATATTCTCTTTTCCAGTTCATCAAATAAGTGTTCTTTTATTGCTTCATCATCGATGTTATCAAGTATTGGTCTGAAAGATGATTCAACTATAAGTTTTTTAGCTCTGCTTTCAGAAAGTCCTCTGCTCATCAAGTAGAAAAGCTTTGCTTCATCAACTTTTCCTACAGAAGCGGCATGTTCTCCTATTACATCATCTTCATTACAGAATAATGTTGGAATAGAGTGAGCCTTTACATTTTTATCAAGAAGTATTGCAAATTCCCCTTCTCTTCCTTCAGATTTTGAAGCTCCTCTTTCAAAATATAGGTTTCCCCTGAAAACCTTCTGAGCTGTATCTTTAACTGCTCCTCTTCCCTGAATTTCACCTATTGATTTTCTACCTTTAAATACGATTGAATACTCAAGATCAAGTTTTCTATTAAAATCAGCAAGGTATGCAGGTTTAATATATATTTCCGCAGCATCTTCTTCAAGATATGATTTATGGCTTATTCCATTTACTTTAGCACCAAGTTCTACACTGTAATATTCAACTTTTCCTTGCCCAAGAGCTTCTATTTTTGAAGATTCAAAGTTTTCAGACTCAGTGTTTAATGTCTGTATTTTTATTATTTTAACTTCAGAATTTCTTCCAGCTACAACTCTTATTATTCCGTTACGGTAGGATTTTGCTTCATCTTCAGAATTGTAGATCATTATAACAGTGGCTTTTGCAAAATCTTCAACTTCAATAATATTGTAGTCTATAAGAAGATTATTTTCCTTATTAAAGTTATAATTTATATAAATTGGTTTATCTACTTTTTTTCTTTCACTTATTTTTATATATTTTCCTTCATTGTAAAATGTATAATTCTGCAGCTTGAAAAAATCTCCAAGCCCGTATTCATTGTCATTTGAAAGTCTTTCAAGATCTTTCAGGGAATCATTTAATTCCTTTATGGATACACCATCCTGATCGGCATTTTTTACAACAGCGCTATTGAAAGGTTTAAATTCTTCAGGTTCGTTATATTTATATCCGACTCTTTTCCAGTTAGGCTTTTCAAGGGAAGCATATTTTT
This window harbors:
- the sufD gene encoding Fe-S cluster assembly protein SufD, which produces MLNEASLQNLDNNSYRKESFKKYASLEKPNWKRVGYKYNEPEEFKPFNSAVVKNADQDGVSIKELNDSLKDLERLSNDNEYGLGDFFKLQNYTFYNEGKYIKISERKKVDKPIYINYNFNKENNLLIDYNIIEVEDFAKATVIMIYNSEDEAKSYRNGIIRVVAGRNSEVKIIKIQTLNTESENFESSKIEALGQGKVEYYSVELGAKVNGISHKSYLEEDAAEIYIKPAYLADFNRKLDLEYSIVFKGRKSIGEIQGRGAVKDTAQKVFRGNLYFERGASKSEGREGEFAILLDKNVKAHSIPTLFCNEDDVIGEHAASVGKVDEAKLFYLMSRGLSESRAKKLIVESSFRPILDNIDDEAIKEHLFDELEKRI